The Lycium barbarum isolate Lr01 chromosome 12, ASM1917538v2, whole genome shotgun sequence genome includes a region encoding these proteins:
- the LOC132623419 gene encoding uncharacterized protein LOC132623419 yields the protein MSRSIFLVLLLFLVSNPLPCTCSFTFPFSNYHALFSLSHSLFSRVANLREARGDYLAAERARSIARKLENGLGIGFWKFMWSVGWDYVRNYGWRDAATSFDMFGALSELNEMLRGLTEFSSVSSDRERVDWIKRNYDNLFKVSRSLFGRLRNVFGQSGPLKEVIETLQKEVLEGDLLKDCLELGSTDLKGLLMVFKDISSKYTSTSSTRAEL from the exons ATGAGTCGCTCAATCTTTCTTGTCttgttgttgtttcttgtgtCAAACCCATTACCTTGTACTTGTTCCTTTACTTTCCCCTTTTCCAACTACCATGCCCTTTTCTCTCTCTCCCATTCCCTCTTCTCCCGTGTCGCCAATCTCCGTGAAGCGCGTGGTGACTACCTTGCCGCTGAACGAGCTCGATCCATTGCTAGAAAACTTGAGAACGGTTTGGGTATTGGTTTCTGGAAATTCATGTGGAGTGTTGGTTGGGATTATGTGAGGAATTATGGTTGGAGGGATGCTGCCACCTCGTTTGATATGTTTGGTGCTTTGTCTGAGTTGAATGAAATGTTGCGTGGTCTTACTGAGTTTTCCAGTGTTAGTTCCGATAGGGAAAGGGTTGACTGGATCAAGCGGAATTATGATAATCTTTTCAAAGTTTCGAGATCCCTTTTTGGTAGATTGAGGAACGTGTTTGGACAATCC GGTCCGCTGAAGGAAGTCATAGAGACACTTCAGAAGGAAGTATTAGAAGGTGATTTGCTTAAGGACTGCCTTGAATTGGGTTCTACTGATTTGAAGGGCCTGCTCATGGTTTTCAAGGATATTTCTTCAAAATATACCTCTACTTCCTCAACCCGGGCAGAGCTGTGA
- the LOC132623325 gene encoding uncharacterized protein LOC132623325 isoform X2, translating into MSRSIVVFLLLFLVSNPSPCSSSFTFPYSNYHILLSLSHSLFSRVANLREARGDYHAADRARSIARILENGLDSGSFWNIMWSVAWDYDGRDAATSFDMSELNELLRGLTEFSPLGSDRERVDWINRNYHNLLKVSTPLFGRLRKVFRQSGPLKEVIETLQKEVLEGDLPKDCLELGTTDLKGLLMVFKDISSKHTSTSSTGADL; encoded by the exons ATGAGTCGCTCAATCGTTGTCTTCTTGTTGTTGTTTCTTGTCTCAAATCCATCACCTTGTAGTTCCTCTTTTACTTTCCCATATTCCAACTACCAcatcctcctctctctctctcattccCTCTTCTCCCGTGTCGCCAATCTCCGTGAAGCGCGTGGTGACTACCATGCCGCTGACCGAGCTCGATCCATTGCTAGAATATTGGAGAATGGTTTGGATAGTGGTAGTTTCTGGAACATCATGTGGAGTGTTGCTTGGGATTATGATGGGAGAGATGCTGCTACCTCGTTTGATATGTCTGAGTTGAATGAATTGTTGCGTGGTCTTACTGAGTTTTCCCCTCTTGGTTCCGATAGGGAAAGGGTTGACTGGATTAATCGGAATTATCATAATCTTTTGAAAGTTTCGACACCTCTTTTTGGTAGATTGAGGAAGGTCTTTCGACAATCC GGTCCGCTGAAGGAAGTAATAGAAACACTTCAGAAGGAAGTCTTAGAAGGCGATTTGCCTAAGGACTGCCTTGAATTGGGAACTACTGATTTGAAGGGCCTACTCATGGTTTTCAAGGATATTTCTTCAAAACATACCTCTACTTCCTCTACCGGGGCAGACCTGTGA
- the LOC132623325 gene encoding uncharacterized protein LOC132623325 isoform X1, which yields MSRSIVVFLLLFLVSNPSPCSSSFTFPYSNYHILLSLSHSLFSRVANLREARGDYHAADRARSIARILENGLDSGSFWNIMWSVAWDYDGRDAATSFDMSELNELLRGLTEFSPLGSDRERVDWINRNYHNLLKVSTPLFGRLRKVFRQSGEALWRDAKKNMEHTLAKLEIGWIPALARKLTSEPQLKYVKSVVFVLGLIFFKQGPLKEVIETLQKEVLEGDLPKDCLELGTTDLKGLLMVFKDISSKHTSTSSTGADL from the exons ATGAGTCGCTCAATCGTTGTCTTCTTGTTGTTGTTTCTTGTCTCAAATCCATCACCTTGTAGTTCCTCTTTTACTTTCCCATATTCCAACTACCAcatcctcctctctctctctcattccCTCTTCTCCCGTGTCGCCAATCTCCGTGAAGCGCGTGGTGACTACCATGCCGCTGACCGAGCTCGATCCATTGCTAGAATATTGGAGAATGGTTTGGATAGTGGTAGTTTCTGGAACATCATGTGGAGTGTTGCTTGGGATTATGATGGGAGAGATGCTGCTACCTCGTTTGATATGTCTGAGTTGAATGAATTGTTGCGTGGTCTTACTGAGTTTTCCCCTCTTGGTTCCGATAGGGAAAGGGTTGACTGGATTAATCGGAATTATCATAATCTTTTGAAAGTTTCGACACCTCTTTTTGGTAGATTGAGGAAGGTCTTTCGACAATCC GGTGAGGCACTTTGGAGAGATGCAAAAAAAAACATGGAACATACACTAGCTAAGCTCGAAATTGGGTGGATTCCTGCACTAGCGAGGAAACTAACCAGCGAGCCACAACTCAAGTATGTCAAGTCAGTTGTTTTTGTACTTGGTCTAATATTTTTTAAGCAGGGTCCGCTGAAGGAAGTAATAGAAACACTTCAGAAGGAAGTCTTAGAAGGCGATTTGCCTAAGGACTGCCTTGAATTGGGAACTACTGATTTGAAGGGCCTACTCATGGTTTTCAAGGATATTTCTTCAAAACATACCTCTACTTCCTCTACCGGGGCAGACCTGTGA
- the LOC132623355 gene encoding uncharacterized protein LOC132623355, translating to MSRSIVVFLLLFLVSNPSPCSSSFTFPYSNYHILLSLSHSLFSRVANLREARGDYHAADRARSIARILENGLDIGSFWNIMWSVAWDYDWRDAAASFDMSELNQLLRGLTEFSTVGSDRERVDWIYRNYHNLLKVSTSLFGRLRKVFRQSGPLEEVIETLQKEVLEGDLLKDCLELGTTDLKGLLMVFKDISSKHTSTSSTGADL from the exons ATGAGTCGCTCAATCGTTGTCTTCTTGTTGTTGTTTCTTGTCTCAAATCCATCACCTTGTAGTTCCTCTTTTACTTTCCCATATTCCAACTACCAcatcctcctctctctctctcattccCTCTTCTCCCGTGTCGCCAATCTCCGTGAAGCGCGTGGTGACTACCATGCCGCTGACCGAGCTCGATCCATTGCTAGAATATTGGAGAATGGTTTGGATATTGGTAGTTTCTGGAACATCATGTGGAGTGTTGCTTGGGATTATGATTGGAGAGATGCTGCTGCCTCGTTTGATATGTCTGAGTTGAATCAATTGTTGCGTGGTCTTACTGAGTTTTCCACTGTTGGTTCCGATAGGGAAAGGGTTGACTGGATTTATCGGAATTATCATAATCTTTTGAAAGTTTCGACATCTCTTTTTGGTAGATTGAGGAAGGTCTTTCGACAATCT GGTCCGCTGGAGGAAGTAATAGAAACACTTCAGAAGGAAGTCTTAGAAGGCGATTTGCTTAAGGACTGCCTTGAATTGGGAACTACTGATTTGAAGGGCCTACTCATGGTTTTCAAGGATATTTCTTCAAAACATACCTCTACTTCCTCTACCGGGGCAGACCTGTGA